From the Gemmatimonadota bacterium genome, one window contains:
- a CDS encoding 2-isopropylmalate synthase codes for MSERVIIFDTTLRDGEQSPGASMTTAEKLRVAHALDELGVDVMEAGFPISSPDDFAAVQKISREVRRPVIAALARTRPEDIRRAAEAVEGAERPRIHTFIATSRLHLERKLGISEAECLEQAAAGVELALQYASDVEFSAEDATRTDLDFLCKVVTVAVEAGATTINLPDTVGYTLPTEITRIFRTLQEKVPGIERVVLSTHCHNDLGLAVANSLAALEAGARQVECTINGIGERAGNAALEEVVMAIRVRRDLLGLETGIHTHRIHPTSSLLSKITGIHPQPNKAIVGRNAFAHEAGIHQDGMLKERQTYEIMDPAMVGVPGSRLVLGKHSGRHALRVRFQELGYELDQTDMERAYRLFKLLADQKKDILDEDLLAIVHHGAMRDIPATFGLERMHVECGGEWSHAKLTIRVAGRGDVEAEGKGDGPIAAAFDAVNRVVGWDVELEDLTIRAATPGGDAVGEGILRVQIFGKTFTGSGASTDIVDAAVRAYLHALNKAAYAQGDVAESPEGSAAEKGSKELKGV; via the coding sequence ATGAGCGAACGCGTCATCATTTTCGACACGACCCTGCGGGACGGGGAGCAGTCCCCCGGCGCGAGCATGACCACGGCAGAAAAGCTCCGGGTGGCGCATGCCCTCGACGAGCTCGGCGTGGACGTCATGGAGGCCGGATTCCCCATCAGCTCGCCGGACGACTTCGCCGCCGTTCAGAAGATTTCGCGGGAGGTCCGCCGCCCCGTGATCGCGGCTCTCGCTCGCACCCGCCCGGAAGACATTCGCCGCGCCGCCGAAGCGGTGGAGGGCGCCGAGCGACCCCGCATCCACACTTTCATCGCCACTTCGCGGCTCCACCTCGAGCGGAAGTTGGGAATCTCGGAGGCGGAGTGTCTGGAACAGGCGGCCGCCGGTGTGGAGCTGGCCCTCCAGTACGCCAGTGACGTCGAGTTCAGCGCGGAGGACGCCACTCGCACGGACCTGGATTTCCTGTGCAAGGTCGTGACCGTCGCGGTCGAGGCCGGAGCGACCACGATCAACCTCCCCGACACCGTGGGCTACACTCTCCCGACCGAGATCACCCGGATCTTCCGAACCCTCCAGGAGAAGGTCCCCGGAATCGAGCGCGTCGTTCTCTCCACCCATTGCCACAACGATCTGGGGCTCGCGGTCGCAAACTCGCTGGCCGCCCTCGAAGCGGGGGCACGACAGGTGGAGTGCACCATCAACGGGATCGGCGAGCGGGCCGGAAACGCGGCGCTCGAGGAAGTCGTGATGGCGATTCGAGTACGAAGGGACCTCCTCGGGCTAGAAACCGGGATCCATACGCACCGAATCCACCCGACGAGTAGCCTCCTGTCGAAGATCACGGGGATCCATCCCCAGCCCAACAAGGCGATCGTGGGCCGGAACGCTTTCGCTCACGAGGCGGGGATCCACCAGGACGGAATGCTCAAGGAACGCCAGACTTACGAGATCATGGACCCCGCCATGGTGGGGGTCCCGGGAAGCCGGCTCGTCCTGGGGAAACATTCGGGTCGCCACGCCCTCCGGGTCCGATTCCAGGAGCTCGGATACGAGCTCGACCAGACGGACATGGAAAGGGCATACCGGCTCTTCAAGCTCCTCGCGGACCAGAAAAAGGACATCCTCGACGAGGATCTTCTCGCGATCGTCCACCACGGCGCGATGCGGGACATCCCAGCGACGTTCGGCCTGGAGAGAATGCACGTGGAGTGCGGCGGGGAGTGGTCCCACGCCAAGCTCACGATTCGGGTCGCCGGTCGAGGTGACGTCGAGGCGGAGGGCAAGGGCGACGGCCCGATCGCCGCCGCCTTCGACGCGGTGAACCGGGTGGTCGGCTGGGATGTGGAGCTGGAGGACCTCACCATCCGGGCGGCGACGCCCGGCGGCGACGCAGTCGGAGAGGGGATCCTCCGCGTCCAGATCTTCGGGAAGACCTTCACGGGAAGCGGGGCCTCCACCGACATCGTGGACGCGGCGGTACGGGCCTACCTGCACGCACTGAACAAGGCGGCCTACGCACAGGGAGACGTTGCCGAGTCGCCCGAGGGCTCCGCCGCCGAGAAGGGCTCGAAAGAGCTCAAGGGGGTGTGA
- the leuB gene encoding 3-isopropylmalate dehydrogenase codes for MTKVFRIAVLPGDGIGPEVTRAALQVLAAAAERFGLAIQLDEHPVGWTAVKSAGHPLPPATREAALAADAVFLGAVGDPAADSAEAHLRPEAGLLELRKILDCFANLRPARAIAVLEGTSPLRPERVRGMDFLIVRELSSGLYYGEPRGIDRSGPEPRAVNTLRYTAGEVERVARVAFDAARRRKNRVTSVDKANVLETSRLWREVVTAVGSEYSDVALEHMLVDRAAMELVLRPGYFDVILTENMFGDILSDEAAALTGSIGLLASASLGSGSGLYEPVHGSAPDIAGKGVANPLAAILSMALLLEHSAGAVDAARAIEGAVEAVLASGLRPPELAAKGERASGTAEVADRVAAAVTKG; via the coding sequence TTGACGAAGGTCTTCCGGATCGCGGTCCTCCCGGGCGACGGCATCGGTCCGGAGGTCACCCGGGCGGCACTTCAGGTGCTGGCCGCAGCGGCCGAGCGCTTCGGGCTCGCGATCCAGCTCGACGAACATCCGGTCGGCTGGACCGCCGTGAAGTCGGCCGGCCACCCACTCCCTCCCGCGACCCGCGAGGCCGCTCTCGCCGCCGACGCCGTCTTTCTCGGAGCGGTCGGAGATCCGGCCGCGGACTCGGCCGAGGCCCACCTCCGCCCCGAGGCCGGCCTCCTCGAGCTCCGGAAAATCCTCGACTGTTTTGCCAACCTCCGGCCGGCCCGGGCCATCGCCGTCCTCGAAGGGACCTCCCCCCTGCGCCCCGAGCGTGTGCGGGGAATGGATTTCCTCATCGTGCGGGAGCTCTCGAGCGGACTCTATTACGGCGAGCCCCGCGGAATCGATCGGAGTGGCCCCGAGCCCCGTGCGGTGAATACCCTCCGCTACACGGCCGGCGAGGTCGAGCGCGTCGCCCGGGTCGCCTTCGATGCGGCGCGCCGCAGGAAGAATCGGGTGACCTCGGTGGACAAGGCCAACGTCCTGGAGACCTCCCGCCTCTGGCGCGAAGTGGTCACCGCCGTCGGTTCGGAATATTCGGACGTCGCCCTCGAACACATGCTGGTGGACCGCGCCGCGATGGAGCTGGTGCTGCGCCCCGGGTATTTCGACGTCATCCTGACCGAAAACATGTTCGGGGACATCCTGAGCGACGAGGCCGCCGCGCTGACCGGATCCATCGGACTCCTCGCCTCCGCCAGCCTCGGCTCGGGGTCCGGGTTGTACGAGCCTGTCCACGGCTCTGCACCGGACATCGCCGGGAAGGGGGTCGCGAATCCGCTCGCCGCCATACTTTCCATGGCGCTCCTCCTCGAGCACAGTGCCGGAGCCGTCGACGCGGCGCGGGCCATCGAGGGCGCAGTCGAAGCGGTCCTGGCGTCGGGGCTCCGTCCTCCCGAGCTCGCCGCGAAAGGTGAGCGGGCGTCCGGGACCGCGGAGGTGGCCGATCGGGTCGCCGCAGCCGTCACGAAGGGCTGA
- the rpsG gene encoding 30S ribosomal protein S7, which produces MSRRSRAVTREVGGDPKFDSPLVSKFMNTLMLDGKKSVAETIFYDAMDLIEEKSGQPGLQVFNQAVQNCKPSLEVKSRRVGGATYQVPVEVRPERRNALAIKWLISYTRARGEKSMAERLAAEVLAASRNEGSTIKKKEDTHRMAEANKAFAHYRW; this is translated from the coding sequence ATGAGTCGTCGCTCGAGGGCCGTCACGAGGGAGGTTGGCGGGGATCCGAAGTTCGATTCTCCGCTGGTTTCGAAGTTCATGAACACGCTGATGCTCGACGGGAAGAAATCCGTCGCCGAAACGATCTTTTACGACGCGATGGACCTCATCGAGGAAAAATCGGGACAGCCGGGGCTACAGGTTTTTAACCAGGCAGTCCAAAACTGCAAGCCGTCTCTGGAGGTGAAGAGCCGCCGGGTCGGAGGCGCGACCTACCAGGTCCCGGTCGAGGTCCGTCCCGAGCGGAGAAACGCGCTCGCGATCAAGTGGCTCATTTCCTACACGCGCGCGCGTGGCGAGAAGAGCATGGCCGAAAGGTTGGCCGCCGAGGTTCTGGCGGCGTCGCGGAACGAGGGTTCGACCATCAAGAAAAAGGAAGACACGCACCGGATGGCTGAGGCGAACAAGGCTTTCGCCCACTATCGCTGGTAG
- the rpsL gene encoding 30S ribosomal protein S12, with translation MPTINQLVRKGRKKVEKKNKSPALQGNPQKRGVCTRVYTTTPKKPNSALRKVARVRLTNGYEVTSYIPGEGHNLQEHSIVLIRGGRVKDLPGVRYHTIRGTLDASGVSARRQGRSKYGAKRPKG, from the coding sequence ATGCCGACGATCAATCAGCTCGTGCGGAAGGGCCGGAAGAAGGTCGAGAAGAAGAATAAGTCCCCGGCTCTTCAAGGCAACCCGCAGAAGCGGGGCGTCTGCACGCGCGTTTATACGACGACCCCGAAGAAGCCGAACTCGGCCCTTCGGAAGGTCGCGCGCGTTCGGCTGACGAACGGGTACGAGGTGACCTCCTATATCCCGGGTGAGGGGCACAACCTCCAGGAGCACTCGATCGTGCTCATCCGCGGCGGCCGGGTGAAGGACCTTCCCGGCGTTCGGTATCACACGATTCGGGGCACCCTCGACGCCTCGGGAGTCTCGGCGCGAAGACAGGGTCGCTCCAAGTACGGCGCCAAGCGGCCGAAGGGCTAG